Genomic window (Manduca sexta isolate Smith_Timp_Sample1 chromosome 26, JHU_Msex_v1.0, whole genome shotgun sequence):
atgcaTGTAAGTAGTGGGTAAACTAATATTTCACTCATACCATACCTTTCTTTCTGGTTTCGCTATTTCTGGTAATATACTGCAGAACGGCTTTATAACTTCGAGGAATTTGACTGAAAAAGCAACAATTGTAACGTTACATCCCACTTATGGCACTATACACACAGAAATAGAACAGAAAACGCATGAAAAATGAATAATACGTTTACAATGAATTTCACTAtaattatggaaaataataaacgaTACTCACTTCCCATTTTGATTTATTGCGATTTATTTATcctaactaaaatattaactgaTCAATACGGTAAAAACCATTCAACTTTTGTTCATTAGTAACACTCCAATAAGACTTTTTCACGAGAAAGAGCCTGCGCAACGCCGCCAACGAGCCATCCGCGAATGACACGTCCACAACGTCATGTCACGTGACCTGTGATGTTGGCGTGCGTAATGTTGCCTGTAATTAGATTGGGAAAGTGAAAGGATTTTGgttttaataagttatttagaCTGAATTCAAGAGTCTGatgaactaatttaaataatttatattatttatactaatgtaatatattgtttttttttagtttatttgtattacttTGGCATTAACTTGTTAATTTTGCATGACATTCACGATAATATTATAGAAGTAAGATAAACTGAGTTTAGAATATTACTGTCATTGTCAAAAGACCAATTCATTTGACAGTTGACAGAAACTTTTAACTTTCGCCATGTGCGtgtattagtaaataatttaaataattctggATCTATAAGCGAAAATGCAACAACCACATCGCTCAGGAACGCTCAAACAAAGCAATAAGGCTCACAAGTCTCGCCATCGATCTAAACGGGGAATATCGGCGGCAGTTAAAGGTTAGGGCTATTTTCTAACATGATCATATTTTTAGATGGTTTCTAATGAAGTTTACTTTTCAGGTAAGGTAAACGTTAAAGAGTTTGTTCGCCGTAACCGTCGAGAGCTGAAGAAAGACGAACGCCGGCACCAAGCTTTGCAAATTCGTAAAAATAAGCGTGATGAAGTACTATCGAAGAAACGTGCGTTAGGCGGCAACAGAAACCCACCGTTCCTTGTATGTGTGGTTCCTTTGAATGCGCAGCTCGATGTACAGTCTGCTTTGGCTATATTGAGGACGTGCTCGGACGGCGCATTAATCAGCCAGTCTGAAAATGGAGTTCTACACATTgggtaaattatataatttgaaattgagTAATAAATCATTTGAAATTATTGTTGCTAACTATATTTCAGTAGAATATTCACTCAATGTAACCAAAATACTCTGGAGGTATTATATGCTTGTAAACTTTTGTTTCCGATTTTTTGAAACACTACAACcataattaaatgaaactttaatattttcaggTTGCCGAATTTCAAGCAGCGCTTCTCATTCATATGCCCAGAAGTGGAAAATGAGTTCAGCTTGCTTGATGCTCTCAAAATTGCGGACACTGCATTATATGTCAGTTCAGCATTGGATGAGCCAGTTGATGAATGGGGGGAGAAAGTTCTGGCCCTATCTATGGCTCAAGGGATGCCTACACCTGTAGTAGTAGCTATGGACATAGAAGGAGTTAATCCTAAAAAACGTACAACAGAGAAGCAAAATGTTCAAAAGCTGGTCTCAAAATGGCTACCAGATGAAAAGGTTATGCAGCTTGATAAAAGTTCTGACGGGTTGAATGTGTTACGTAGGATTGGAAATCAGAAAAGAAACATACTCCATCACAGAGAGAAGAGACCGTATATGCTGGCCGAAGAAGTAGAATACGTGCCTGATGCTGAAGGTGATCATGGTACTTTGAAAGTCAGTGGATACTTGCGTGGTATGCCTCTAAATGCCAATGGGCTGGTACATATTGCTGGGTTGGGAGACTTCCAAATGTCCCGAATAGATGGTTTAGATGATCCTCATCCATTAAGTACTGGAAAAGAAAATACTAAGTCAGACAGTATGGAAGCTGAATCTATTAAAGTGCAGGTGCTTCAAGTAGCTGATCCAGCTAAACAAGAAAGTCTGGTGTCGGAAAATATCCCAGATCCAATGGACGCTGAACAGACATGGCCCACAGAGGAAGAAATTGAACAAGCCAATTTGGAggtaagttataaaatttatgtttaaagattttgttttatgacaACCCTGAAATggcacaataatataattactttatttatttcaccaATATCATTGGTACATATAACcattcttataattatttttagactcaaaagaaaaaagtaaagaAAGTTCCCAAAGGCTGGTCAGATTACCAAGCAGCATGGATTGTTGAATCGGATGCAGAGGAAGATGGCTCTGATAGTGCTAGTGGGGATGACAATGAAGACAATGAAGAATTCATGTCATGCGAAGAAGACAATTCCGACCAAGAGGAAAACAATGAGGATAATGACTTTGAATCGGTAACTGAGTCAGTTATGGGACCCACTGATGACAGATATGATGAGACTATTGACGTCCAAGAGGAACATGAGATGCTACAAAAGTTAGCAGCAGCCAAGGAAGACCAGCAGTTCCCAGATGAAGTGGACACACCTCAAGACATGCCAGCTCGCGAAAGGTTCATGAGGTATAGAGGTTTGGAGTCCTTCCGCACCTCTTCATGGGACCCAAAAGAGAATCTGCCAGAAGATTATGCTAGAATCTTCcaatttgaaaattatgaaagaACGAGGCGACGAGTGTTCAAGGAAAATGAAGATAGCCTTATAAACATGGTATGAACTTTAATGTTTttactagtatttttttaatgttttgtaatttagaGAAAAAATGGAATTACtggtgctaaataaataatatgaatatatgtagtaattatgtaatttattataatctagcatcaataattatataatcacTGTTTGCAAGTGTAacactacatatattttatatttttttacagtatgGTTCCTACATAACCATTCACATCAAGAATATCCGACAAGATCTCTGGAAGTCATACCACTCGGCTAATCCTAATGCTCCATTGGCTATCTTTGGCCTTTTACCACATGAGCAGAAAATGTCAGTTATGAATGTAGTACTGAAGCGTACTGGGGCAAGTGACGAACCAATCAAAAGCAAGGAGAGACTTATCTTCCAAGTTGGGTACAGAAGGTTTATAGTGAATCCAATATTCAGTCAGCATACCAACGGAAGCAAACATAAGGTGAGTAACTggtatatctatatttatcaTATAAGCAGACGACTGTTCTCAGATGTGTAgttaaatagacaaaataaaacactaatgcaTTATCAGTCTCATAAGATACTTTtactatattgaaaataaaaaaaatacttatgtctCTGAAATATGTATCAAGCCTTGACGTGTAATCAAGCATGTTTAATGCTTTGAAAAATAATCAAGTACCTTattgttagaaatatttttgagtatttaattgttttgcAGTATGAACGATTCTTCCAACCAGCTTCAACTTGTGTAGCGTCATTCTTCGCGCCGATCCAGTTTAGTCCATCTACTGTACTTTGTTTCAAGGTAAAGTGTACATTAATTGTATCCTTTAGTACTAATATAGAATTCCTTATGGCGATtccgatggcgtagttgtgcgTTTGCGGTACGTGTAGCACAACTGCGatgaggtcttggattcgaatcccgagttCAGGTAAAAATAACtgcgactgggtttttccatctcaaAAATTATTTAGTCCCAGCTTGGAGTCCAGAAGTTGGCGAAGTGATTTCTACGTGCCTGGTTTATTTGCGCCTGATTTATCCGGTAAAAGAACAGAGTGTACCTGTATAATGTGTAAACACTTGTAGACTTTactatctcctgcgtacctgggtgatctccgttgagattggccgccaaaattcggctaggagattcattcatttttatttggcAGGAAAAAAAGAATACCAAGCTCCAATTAGTGGCAACTGGAGTGCTGCTGTCGTGTAATCCAGATAGATTGATTATCAAGAGAATTGTGCTCTCTGGACACCCATATAAGgtgggttttatttattttaattctcaaTGTCGTAACTACACGTATTAGTTAAATTACAGGGTTATTATATcagagaaaataaaaagtaatctatcATCATTATCGGAAACCTCGAAAGGTGATTGATTCGGCGAAACCActgctataaaatatactgcaGAAAAGAAATCATCaccattgaaaaaaaaaaaacaattttactattAGCTGGAcgtaaaaacgaattataatataaaaataactacacaATACTctgtgtaattttataaaaatattttcaggttCACAAAAAATCCGCTGTCATCAGATTCATGTTCTTCAACAGAGAAGATGTTCAGTATTTCAAACCGTGCAAACTTAGAACAAAGTACGGGCGTATAGGACACATAAAGGAACCATTAGGTGAGTCAAATTTTGCCTTAGTGCGTTGGTCACCAGTCTCAaactacaattattattgtttttttttttttactttaaaaatgcgAAAAGCGGGTCTCTCTAAAAGTTGCatagtgtatattatttactatagatAACATGTATAGGTACAATTAGAAAAGTATAGCAATGCTTATTACCTAATTTCAGGTACTCACGGACACATGAAGTGCGTTTTCGATGGACAACTGAAATCTCAGGATACCGTTTTGCTTAATTTGTACAAGCGTATGTTCCCGAAATGGACATACGAGAACTGTATAGTTACTAACAGAGACAGCGATGCTATGACCgagtaatgtaaataaaatcatattttgaatCCGTGTTTTTATTACTTGGCAAACTATATTGTCAATTAGTAGCTTTGTAATCCAATGTTCTGGATGGTGCAGTATTGTGTAAAAGAGGCCTTTTCTTACCGTTAGCTAAACCGCATGATCCTCTGATCATTCgggaaaaatatatcatattaggTAAACTTAGATTCATGGTCCATCAATTTCATCCATTTCAATAAAGCATACTCAACATTGGATCGATTTCaggaataaaccaatcaaaatgaataatttgtaagcatgttaaagGACCATTCCGACTGGAAAATTTTCTCAATTTTAGAAAGGGATGtgcaaaatttattgaaatctggTTTATCGATTATTTCTCGAAACGTAAAAATACAAACCAAATGGAATGGGaagggaaaataaaatgtttgtttgcgTTTCCACATATTTATTGACACATGAAGCGCGAAGGCCTACGCACAGCGAATATCTGGGCAGCATTCTCGCCGCCACTAGCCTAACATCGATAATCTCTTGTACAGGCAGTGAATTGTAGTGCGGTAACTACAAGTCGACAACGCAATCACGCACAGAACATACGGCCGATACATTTCCGATAGCTATCTCTAGATCGATCGGAAAATGGACCATTTCGAATAATGAATCATAACACTCACGCATTGATTGGTTCATTTAAGAATCGATATCTTGATAATTAtcgataatgtatttattaaatatcggCAGTTAACCACATCACTAAAACAGGTTTTAATTTGGGATTGCACAttttactttcacatttatttactAAAGAGAATTACATCAATTAGAAGTTTATGATAATGATTGTCGACTCATAGCGTGTCGGTAAttcgtaacaaataaaaataaacagtaacatctataattcaaattaaggaacaaacgttatttttaatattaaaagtaaagatTTTCATCGACATTCCTCGTCGCTCGTCTTGTTAACTCGttatggtttaatttttgtACGCTGGTATGTGTAGACATTTTTACGATTCAAGTTATTCTGTTCAAAGTCCTTAGAAAATACTGCATGGATTACTTTAGCAAGTGTAGATACTTGTGCAGTATGTTCACATAATGACAggaacactttttttttaatattttgttaagtcCATTGCTAACACAACTGGCAGTATGATGTACTTGTAAAATCGTATGTACGGTAAAACAACGAACCATTATAAATGCTTacacatacattaaaaaataaattgcattaacCAATTTGTCTATAATCACGGATGCTAAAGAAAAAGCAAACAAGCTACAACTTTAAAAATACGTTTCGTAACTAGGTACCGGATTATATGCACGCGTGCTGTTATTTCGACCAAatcatacttttaaatttatggcatgataaaaaatacagattGAATTGATCATTTTCGTGAAGGCGGTAAAAATAGGCTTGAGTTTctagaataaattatataactcCATAAAAAAACATCACTCATTCTGAAATGACACACAGGAGTAAATCGTTGAGaacaatagggtattttactATGTAGGTATGATGTTACagcaaataatacaaaaaaaaggaCTTAGTGAAAACCGCATCAATATTGAGTAAGAAATGAAGCAGTAATCcataattcaaatattgtatGTGCAGGAATGGGCGTGTAGAGGGGATATCGTCCCATCTCACTCTTTCGCACACCTTGTAACTTCCGATGACGTCATGTCGTCCTATCACCAATTTCCAGACTGATACTAAGCAGGATCGATATCACTTCGCCTGACATGGGGATCGAACCCCATCTCAGCacagcagtcgtaccgtaataccaCTATCCACCGAGGCAGTTGTAATATGTAGTTCTGGTCATCTATGGTGGTATGAATTTATTAGAGATTTTGACAATGTTAACAAGTAGTCCTTGTAGATAACTACTAGGAGtatgtccataaacagtagaaacaccaaccaacacattgaattacaaagtaatgtttggtattccactgcgctcgccatcctcagacatgatatgttaagtcttattatgtccagtagttacattggttacaatgtcctttaaactggaacacaacagtgactgtacactgctgcttggcggcagaaatagataggcggtggtacctacccaggccgactctcacatatgagagaactaccaccagtaaattaagttaaatcAACTGCACTCCAATTGTATCAAAGGTCATAGCCACGAATGTAGAAATTAAGTATTCTAGAAATAAGTGTTGCTTGAATAAACCATTcctaacatattttgttttctattggcgttaacgattatagaaaAGCTTCTTAGTTTCAGCCCCAGTTATGATGTAACTTTGCTGCTTATTTACCAGACTTTGTGTCACCACTCGTGCATATTACCCGGTTTCTAGTACAAGTATATTCGCCACATTGTCTAAGTCGACATTTGTAATGAATTCAATGTAAACTTGGGAAGTAGATTTACACCTAATGACTCAAATCGTAAAATTAACTATGACATCCACTAGCGAAGTTACGTGtgattatgaatttatgattgATTACCTACTGCCTATGGTTtgattatgaatttatgattgATTACCTACTGCCtatggttataaaaatagtacaataacttattattagtacttatgtaCAATGCAGTTTACATGTCAGATTTATTACACAGGATGTTGCGAAAATGGagatcaaattatttaaatataatcccattgattaaaaaatcacaagtatttgcaaattttgattttgttaatgaaaaactattttaacttAGATTGATTTGttcaatgataaataatatttttttttaggttttgcaTAATTTGGTCGTAGTTTCGCTAGTGGACGCCTGTTTTAACCTATATCAACATAATCTCAGATTAGCACATGCGCTGTCaaattgttaataatgaatAAGTTACGGGGCTCGGGGGCCAAATGTAGATTCCTTTCAATGTTATATTGCATAAATACTATAAGATTTTGTCATGATGTTTATCACAATCGCGTGATATTTCTTAGTGAATGATTCAACAGTGAAAGTAAAGAAATTCATAATATTCCAGTAAGGTATcttcctaaaaatatattgcaaattttatataCTAACTTGGTGCAAGCACACAAACAGGTAGTTggattgaattttaaattcttaaaccattataatgaaaatattttacattttcgtaCTTACGTGACATTTATTCATTACCATCTAATTCATTCGCGTCATGGCGGACTTACGTCaatcgatatttttaattaatataaaatattaattaaattatgtataaataatgtttagtcAATCGATTACAACTATTCAAAACATAATTtcgatagaataaaaataacgtcAAATTAACATCTAAACCTACGGGCACaacaaaatattcaagaatTCCTTGATTCAATTCATTTGCTATTGAAACTTTGTTCACAATTTATCAGGAATcggaaaaaaaagaaaagaattatAGTATCGGTTTTAGTACAACACGCaacgttccattttcaaatttcgcGCTTATCGATATCGACAATTAATTTAGAGGAGGGGTTATTAGTTTATAAGAGGCAGGACGAGGTCTAAGCTTTAGGTTTTTTATTGCGTCGTTTCTTGGCGTCGGCTTCGGGCGGCTTGGACGAGCTACACGGAGACACGCCGGTCTTGCTGTACAGGTTGTTCAGAAACTCTTCCAGATTGGGATCGTGACTGCAATACAATCAAATAGTAGTAATAAAGGAACTTGGTTATgagtaaaactaaaaaaaatgattttaaaaaacccATATCACTCTTTTTCTACATCAGTCTACATTAGAAACAAGTTTATATTCCTACAATAAGCGCTTACGTACAAGCGCATTAGAATCGATATATTCGCGTATATAGACTGACAAGCGTCTCGCCGCGCGGATGACGAGCGCTTGATGCG
Coding sequences:
- the LOC115451270 gene encoding pre-rRNA-processing protein TSR1 homolog, producing the protein MQQPHRSGTLKQSNKAHKSRHRSKRGISAAVKGKVNVKEFVRRNRRELKKDERRHQALQIRKNKRDEVLSKKRALGGNRNPPFLVCVVPLNAQLDVQSALAILRTCSDGALISQSENGVLHIGLPNFKQRFSFICPEVENEFSLLDALKIADTALYVSSALDEPVDEWGEKVLALSMAQGMPTPVVVAMDIEGVNPKKRTTEKQNVQKLVSKWLPDEKVMQLDKSSDGLNVLRRIGNQKRNILHHREKRPYMLAEEVEYVPDAEGDHGTLKVSGYLRGMPLNANGLVHIAGLGDFQMSRIDGLDDPHPLSTGKENTKSDSMEAESIKVQVLQVADPAKQESLVSENIPDPMDAEQTWPTEEEIEQANLETQKKKVKKVPKGWSDYQAAWIVESDAEEDGSDSASGDDNEDNEEFMSCEEDNSDQEENNEDNDFESVTESVMGPTDDRYDETIDVQEEHEMLQKLAAAKEDQQFPDEVDTPQDMPARERFMRYRGLESFRTSSWDPKENLPEDYARIFQFENYERTRRRVFKENEDSLINMYGSYITIHIKNIRQDLWKSYHSANPNAPLAIFGLLPHEQKMSVMNVVLKRTGASDEPIKSKERLIFQVGYRRFIVNPIFSQHTNGSKHKYERFFQPASTCVASFFAPIQFSPSTVLCFKEKKNTKLQLVATGVLLSCNPDRLIIKRIVLSGHPYKVHKKSAVIRFMFFNREDVQYFKPCKLRTKYGRIGHIKEPLGTHGHMKCVFDGQLKSQDTVLLNLYKRMFPKWTYENCIVTNRDSDAMTE